Proteins found in one Artemia franciscana chromosome 13, ASM3288406v1, whole genome shotgun sequence genomic segment:
- the LOC136035008 gene encoding glutathione S-transferase Mu 5-like, with protein sequence MNKPTLAYWDIRGLAQPIRLLLAYTGTDFEDKYYVCGEGPSYDKSCWFDTKHSLGLDFPNLPYYIDGDVKITQSNAILRFIARKYDPSLLGSNSEEMVRVDMLENEAGDFRNGFVRLCYRNFNENKDNYKNALPLKLKEFSNFLGNRKFFAGDHVTFPDFIMYEMLDQHKIFSPSCLEEFPNLKDFVNRFESIDNIKKYMNSDKFIRMPLNNRMAEFGAQKA encoded by the exons CTAGCTCAGCCAATCAGATTGCTTCTTGCATATACTGGTACTGATTTCGAAGATAAATACTATGTATGTGGTGAGGGACCTTCATATGACAAGTCCTGCTGGTTTGATACTAAGCACAGTCTTGGCCTTGACTTTCCAAAT CTTCCTTACTATATAGATGGCGATGTAAAGATAACACAGAGCAATGCGATTTTGCGGTTTATCGCAAGAAAGTACGACCCCTCTTTACTTGGGTCAAACAGTGAAGAAATGGTGCGTGTTGACATGCTTGAAAACGAAGCTGGAGATTTCCGTAATGGATTTGTCCGACTTTGCTATCGAAACTTT aatgaaaataaagataacTATAAAAATGCTTTGCCCCTGAAGCTCaaggaattttcaaattttcttgggAATCGAAAATTCTTTGCTGGTGACCAT GTAACGTTTCCCGATTTTATCATGTACGAGATGTTGGATCAACACAAAATCTTCAGCCCAAGCTGTTTGGAAGAATTTCCGAACCTCAAGGACTTTGTAAATCGATTCGAAAGTATTGATAATATCAAGAAATACatgaattctgacaaatttaTCAGAATGCCCCTAAATAACCGAATGGCGGAATTTGGAGCCCAGAAAGCTTAA